One Mytilus trossulus isolate FHL-02 chromosome 5, PNRI_Mtr1.1.1.hap1, whole genome shotgun sequence DNA segment encodes these proteins:
- the LOC134718009 gene encoding mucin-2-like, whose amino-acid sequence MEVMKPAYISSDENGQDGFITHQPSWQSSKFKDFKFKLDNAYKNVCAKASLRLLQKRTIGNQSQKVVTQLAENCQWIILDLEPQKTGTPTDHQTPTVVTYETETWTPTDQQTPTVVTDETGTETPTDQQTPTVVADETETGTPTVKQTPNVVKDETETETPTDQQTPTVVTYETETGTPTDQQTPTVVTDETETETPTDQQTPTVVADETETLTDETETGTPTDQQTPTVFTDETETGTPTDKKTATVVTYETETGTPNDQHTPTVVTYETETETQTDQQTPTVVTYETETGTPTDQQTPTVVTDEKETETHTDQQTTTVVTYETETGTPTDQQTPTIVTDETETETPTDQQTPTVVADETETEKPTDQEIMNTRMFMLKLMVRDVN is encoded by the exons ATGGAAGTCATGAAACCGGCTTACATCTCTTCAGATGAGAATGGCCAGGATGGGTTCATAACTCATCAACCATCCTGGCAGTCCAGTAAATTTAAGGATTTTAAGTTCAAACTTGACAATGcctacaaaaatgtttgtgcCAAGGCCAGTTTAAGGCTTTTGCAGAAAAGGACAATTGGCAATCAAAGCCAAAAGGTTGTGACTCAGTTGGCTGAAAATTGCCAGTGGATTATCCTAGATCTGGAGCCACAGA AAACAGGGACACCCACTGATCACCAAACACCAACCGTAGTTACATATGAAACAGAAACATGGACACCAACTGATCAACAAACACCAACAGTAGTTACTGATGAAACAGGAACAGAGACACCCACTGATCAACAAACACCAACCGTAGTCGCTGATGAAACAGAAACAGGGACACCCACTGTTAAACAAACACCAAACGTAGTTAAAGATGAAACAGAAACAGAGACACCCACTGATCAACAAACACCAACCGTAGTTACATATGAAACAGAAACAGGGACACCAACTGATCAACAAACACCAACCGTAGTTACTGATGAAACAGAAACAGAGACACCCACTGATCAACAAACACCAACCGTAGTCGCTGATGAAACAGAAACAC TCACTGATGAAACAGAAACAGGGACACCAACTGATCAACAAACACCAACCGTATTCACTGATGAAACAGAAACAGGGACACCCACTGATAAAAAAACAGCCACCGTAGTTACTTATGAAACAGAAACAGGGACACCCAATGATCAACACACACCAACCGTAGTTACTTATGAAACAGAAACAGAAACACAAACTGATCAACAAACACCCACCGTAGTTACTTATGAAACAGAAACAGGGACACCCACTGATCAACAAACACCAACCGTAGTCACTGATGAAAAAGAAACAGAGACACACACTGATCAACAAACAACCACCGTAGTTACTTATGAAACAGAAACAGGGACACCCACTGATCAACAAACACCAACCATAGTTACTGATGAAACAGAAACAGAGACACCCACTGATCAACAAACACCAACCGTAGTCGCTGATGAAACAGAAACAGAGAAACCCACTGATCAAGAGATAATGAATACAAG AatgtttatgttaaaattaatgGTTCGAGACGTTAACTAA